In one window of Methanolobus mangrovi DNA:
- a CDS encoding glycine betaine ABC transporter substrate-binding protein, which yields MKSEIKALSVILMLAMLVMVSGCTDQGTGEAGAEETTATKEATISYVLWDGEIASTNVMKLVLEEAGYDVEIIAVDAGALYQGLADSQFDFTTSAWLPQTQKNYWETYGDDIDSVAVNLEDCRIGLVVPTYVTIDSIDELNDNKEQFNGEIIGIDPGAGIMSTTESAIENYSLDYELVASSSAGMAAELKNSIADEEWVVVTLWSPHWAFNSFELKYLEDPNGVYGEADHVETLARVGLSEDDPELYEIIGRFQWTHDDIQSVMSDLAAGISEEEAAQKWVDANPEKVSEWIGEN from the coding sequence ATGAAAAGCGAAATAAAAGCCCTTTCAGTAATCTTAATGCTGGCCATGCTGGTCATGGTAAGCGGATGTACAGACCAGGGCACAGGCGAGGCCGGAGCAGAAGAAACAACCGCTACAAAGGAAGCAACTATCAGTTATGTTCTCTGGGATGGAGAGATAGCCAGTACTAACGTCATGAAACTTGTTCTTGAAGAAGCAGGTTATGATGTGGAGATCATTGCTGTAGATGCAGGTGCACTCTATCAGGGACTTGCAGACAGCCAGTTCGATTTTACAACTTCTGCATGGCTTCCACAAACCCAGAAGAACTACTGGGAAACATATGGAGATGACATTGACAGTGTTGCAGTCAACCTTGAAGACTGCCGCATTGGTCTTGTTGTTCCAACATACGTAACCATCGATTCAATCGATGAACTCAATGACAATAAAGAACAGTTCAATGGTGAGATCATAGGCATCGACCCGGGAGCTGGAATCATGTCTACAACAGAAAGTGCGATCGAGAACTACAGTCTTGATTATGAACTTGTTGCAAGCAGCAGTGCAGGTATGGCAGCTGAGCTTAAGAACTCAATAGCAGATGAAGAGTGGGTTGTTGTTACACTCTGGTCACCTCACTGGGCATTCAACAGCTTTGAACTGAAATACCTTGAAGATCCAAATGGTGTTTATGGTGAAGCAGACCACGTTGAAACCCTTGCAAGAGTAGGTCTCTCAGAAGATGATCCTGAACTCTACGAGATCATTGGTAGATTCCAGTGGACACACGATGATATCCAGTCTGTCATGTCAGACCTTGCAGCCGGCATATCAGAAGAAGAAGCTGCTCAGAAATGGGTAGATGCAAATCCTGAAAAAGTAAGCGAATGGATTGGAGAGAACTGA
- a CDS encoding restriction endonuclease, with the protein MLPFLRYASDECEHHKRDAIEALAIVFNLSDSERKELLPSGKQAIFDNRVGWARTYLKKAGLIDSKKRGYFFITKRGLDVLSEKPDTINVNYLSKFNEFNDFINTNNSSKVPLSTVTNEELDPEELIENNYLKLHEELISEMLDTIKDYSPSFFEKLVVDVLTKIGYGGSRKDAGQAIGKSGDGGIDGIIKEDRLGLDVIYIQAKRWENTVGRPEIQKFAGALIGKRAKKGVFITTANFSKEAEDYAKQTGNIVLIDGSNLAKLMIEYNVGVSTVKTYDVKKIDLDYFDET; encoded by the coding sequence ATGCTTCCCTTTCTTAGGTATGCTTCAGATGAATGTGAGCATCATAAGCGTGATGCAATTGAGGCACTTGCAATTGTTTTTAATCTTTCTGATAGTGAAAGGAAAGAATTATTGCCAAGTGGAAAACAAGCAATTTTTGACAATCGTGTAGGTTGGGCTCGTACTTATTTAAAAAAAGCAGGTTTAATTGACTCTAAAAAAAGAGGATACTTTTTTATAACTAAGAGAGGGCTGGATGTATTATCTGAAAAACCTGATACTATTAACGTAAATTACTTATCAAAATTCAATGAATTTAATGATTTTATTAATACTAACAACTCTTCAAAAGTTCCACTTTCAACAGTTACAAATGAAGAATTGGACCCCGAAGAATTAATTGAAAACAATTACCTGAAATTACACGAAGAACTGATATCTGAAATGTTGGATACAATTAAAGATTACTCTCCTTCTTTTTTCGAAAAACTTGTCGTAGATGTATTGACTAAAATTGGCTATGGAGGTTCTCGTAAAGATGCTGGTCAAGCAATTGGCAAAAGCGGTGATGGAGGAATTGATGGGATAATCAAGGAAGATCGCCTTGGTTTAGATGTCATTTATATTCAAGCTAAGAGGTGGGAGAACACCGTAGGTAGACCTGAAATTCAAAAGTTTGCGGGTGCTCTCATAGGGAAACGAGCTAAGAAAGGCGTGTTTATTACAACAGCAAACTTCTCAAAAGAAGCTGAAGATTATGCTAAACAGACAGGAAATATCGTGTTAATTGATGGTTCTAATTTAGCCAAGCTTATGATTGAATATAATGTAGGTGTTTCTACTGTAAAGACATATGATGTCAAGAAAATTGATTTGGATTATTTTGATGAAACCTGA
- a CDS encoding quaternary amine ABC transporter ATP-binding protein, whose product MVEQGVSKQEIFERTRQTVGLYKVNFDVYEGETFVLMGLSGSGKSTLLRCLNRLIDPSDGHILVDGDDIATMDDKELRQARRKKMSMVFQSFALLPHRTVIDNVAFGLEIQGIPKKERYAKAEEAISKVGLKGYETSKTSQLSGGMQQRVGLARALATDPDVLLMDEAFSALDPLIRSEMQDELLALQDKLKKTIVFISHDLDEALKLGDRIAIMKDGVIAQIGTAEEILTNPADDYVSEFVAGVDRTKILTAENVMKRPEPVVSINAGLTVAMQLMKKHGISSIFAVDADKKIKGILLIDDAVQAVKDKKTLHDVLVTDVPVVAPDLPVRDIIPMVADSNFPLAVINDNEKLIGVIVRGSILGALAIKEDDQNGLT is encoded by the coding sequence TTGGTAGAGCAGGGAGTCTCAAAGCAGGAAATTTTTGAAAGAACCAGACAGACAGTCGGCCTTTATAAAGTGAACTTTGATGTTTACGAAGGTGAGACTTTTGTACTCATGGGACTCTCGGGTTCGGGAAAATCAACTCTTTTGCGCTGCCTGAACCGCCTTATAGATCCAAGTGACGGACATATCCTCGTTGACGGGGATGACATTGCCACCATGGATGATAAAGAGCTAAGGCAAGCAAGAAGAAAAAAAATGAGCATGGTCTTCCAGAGTTTCGCTCTTCTGCCTCACAGGACCGTTATCGATAATGTTGCCTTTGGACTTGAGATACAGGGCATCCCAAAAAAAGAAAGATATGCTAAGGCTGAAGAGGCTATTTCCAAGGTTGGCCTGAAGGGTTATGAAACAAGCAAAACATCACAGTTGAGTGGTGGTATGCAACAGAGAGTAGGGCTTGCAAGAGCACTTGCAACTGACCCCGATGTCCTGCTTATGGATGAAGCATTCAGTGCACTTGACCCACTTATAAGGTCTGAGATGCAGGATGAATTGCTTGCACTTCAGGATAAGCTCAAAAAAACTATTGTTTTCATATCCCATGACCTGGATGAAGCTCTCAAACTGGGGGACCGTATCGCAATCATGAAGGATGGGGTCATTGCCCAGATAGGAACTGCAGAGGAAATTCTTACCAACCCGGCGGATGATTACGTTTCAGAATTCGTTGCCGGTGTGGATAGAACCAAGATACTCACAGCAGAAAATGTCATGAAACGACCTGAACCTGTAGTATCCATCAACGCAGGACTTACAGTTGCCATGCAACTCATGAAGAAACATGGGATTTCATCCATATTCGCAGTTGATGCTGATAAGAAAATCAAAGGGATACTTCTTATTGATGATGCTGTTCAGGCTGTGAAGGACAAGAAAACATTGCATGATGTGTTAGTTACAGACGTGCCGGTTGTTGCACCCGACCTACCCGTGAGGGACATAATCCCGATGGTAGCAGACAGCAATTTCCCGCTCGCTGTGATAAATGATAATGAGAAACTCATAGGAGTTATAGTCAGAGGCAGTATACTTGGTGCCCTGGCAATAAAGGAGGATGATCAGAATGGTCTTACCTGA
- a CDS encoding ABC transporter permease, with product MVLPELPIGETVESGVYWLNDNFGFLMDIFSEFIDMLISGFKDILLFLPPVVFIFIVTVFVYLVSRRDLKLAAGAAIGFLLIENMDLWKLSMETIALVLSSGLVALLIGIPTGILAAKNETVFHVVKPALDFMQTMPSFVYLIPAVIFFGLGNVPGLVATIVFAMPPAIRLTNLGIRQVPVELSEVANAFGTTSLQKLFKVELPVALPTIMAGVNQCIMLSLSMVVIAAMIGARGLGYQVLVGIQRVNIGQGFEAGLAIVIIAILLDRLTQNMTPKK from the coding sequence ATGGTCTTACCTGAACTCCCCATAGGAGAAACTGTTGAATCAGGTGTTTACTGGCTGAATGATAATTTCGGTTTTTTGATGGATATCTTTAGTGAATTCATCGACATGCTAATATCTGGATTCAAGGATATTTTATTGTTCCTACCGCCTGTTGTATTCATCTTTATTGTTACTGTATTTGTTTATCTGGTTTCCAGAAGGGACCTGAAACTTGCAGCAGGAGCTGCAATAGGATTTTTGCTCATCGAGAATATGGACCTGTGGAAACTGTCCATGGAAACCATAGCCCTTGTATTATCATCAGGACTTGTGGCTTTATTGATAGGCATCCCCACAGGTATTCTGGCTGCAAAGAATGAAACTGTGTTCCATGTTGTCAAGCCAGCACTTGATTTCATGCAGACAATGCCTTCTTTTGTGTATCTGATCCCTGCAGTGATATTCTTTGGACTGGGTAACGTCCCAGGGCTTGTTGCAACTATCGTGTTTGCAATGCCACCGGCCATCCGGCTTACGAACCTGGGAATCAGGCAGGTTCCTGTAGAGCTAAGCGAAGTTGCAAACGCATTTGGCACCACATCGTTGCAAAAGCTCTTCAAGGTGGAATTACCCGTGGCACTCCCTACTATAATGGCAGGTGTTAACCAGTGTATCATGCTTTCACTTTCAATGGTTGTTATTGCAGCTATGATCGGTGCACGTGGACTTGGATACCAGGTACTTGTGGGCATTCAGAGAGTGAATATTGGTCAGGGATTTGAAGCTGGTCTTGCAATTGTGATCATTGCAATTCTACTTGACAGACTGACACAGAACATGACACCTAAAAAATGA